The following nucleotide sequence is from Mesobacillus jeotgali.
CATAGCCTACGAACCGGTATTGCTTTTAAGATGGCTCATCAGCCTTGCCCAACTGCAGCCGGACATGAGCCTTGTCATGGATGTTTCCATTCTTTCGAAGGTCCATTTTATTATTGTATTCCTATTCCTGTTGAGTCTGGCATTCACGAAGGAAATTTATTATTTGCTAAAACCGCACTTATATTTAAAGAAAATCTTTTTAAAATTGCATTTTGAAAGAAGAGGCTGATGGCAGCCTCTTCTTTTCTTTGTGTGCCAGGCATGTTCATTAACTTGGCGGTGAAAGTCCGCTATGGGCGTTGGGATATGCGAACCATTAGCTGAAGGCAAGGGTGTCCGTGGCGACGCGGAATCTGAAGGAAGCCCTAGGCAAATCCTCGGTCTGAGGTACACGAATCACATTTGAGGTTTTCATTCCTGGATGAGTCTGCAAAACAAGATGAAGTCCAAAATATCCCCGGATGGAATGGAAATAAATGTGGCAGATACATGAGGAGAAAGTGAATGAACTTACCCTGGGAGATCTCTTAACCTCCCTGACGGGAACCTATTTAGCGATAAATAGCTGAGTTAAGAGAAGTCAGCAGAAGTCATAGTATCAACCTCTTGGTTGAGAAGGACTGAACGAAAGGAGTGACCATGTTAGAGCCATTTACAAAGAGGCAATGACACAGTAAACCAGAAGGGCTTTGGAGAAGAAGATTGGACGGAATCCAGGAGATCTTCTTTTGAAGCGTGGAGCCACTTTGTACAAACTTGATGACATGGGACCAATATGGAAACTAATGATAGTTTAATTCAAAGAATTATAAGTCCAGAAAACCTAAACCTAGCCTTTCTGAAGGTAAAAAGAAATAAAGGGGCAGCTGGTGTCGATGCGAAAGATATAGAAGCTACCCGCCTTCATCTTAAAGAGCAAGGACAGGAAATCATCAGGCTTATACAGGACGGAAAATATAAGCCCCAGCCGGTAAGAAGAGTCGAAATTCCCAAACCAGATGGCGGGAAGAGAAAGTTAGGAATCCCAACAGTAACAGACCGTGTTTTCCAACAGGCTATGGTTCAAGTCCTAACCCCTATATTTGATAGACAATTTAGCCATTATAGCTATGGTTTTAGACCGAACAAGAGCGCACATCAAGCTATCGAACAGGCTAGGTCATTCATTGACGACGGATATCAATTTGTGGTGGACATTGACCTGGAGAAATTCTTCGATAAAGTGAATCATGATAAACTCATGTCCCTAATTTCCAAGACAATAGAGGACAAACCCACTTTGAAGTTAATCCGACGGTATTTACAAGCAGGAATTATGGAGAATGGATTAGTTACAGTAAATAAAGAAGGGACCCCTCAAGGAGGTCCGCTAAGCCCTCTCCTTAGTAACATCATGCTAAATGAACTGGATAAGGAAATTGAAAAACGTGGACATAAATTTGTCCGTTATGCCGATGACTGCAACATATACGTTAAGAGTCTAAAAGCTGGAGAACGGGTTAAACAGGGTATCACGGATTTTATCGAGAGAAAGTTAAAACTGAAGGTCAACGAGGAGAAAAGTGCAGTGGGAAAGCCATCGGCACGTATATTCTTAGGGATGAGTTTTTACTCTTCGAGCAACAAAACCCGGATATACGTGCCGAAGAAGTCGAAAAAGAGACTCGAGGAAAAGCTTAAAAGGTTAACAAACCGTAACTGGGGAATTGCCATGGAATACCGAATCCTTAAAATCAACCAACTAATCCAGGGATGGGGAAATTACTTCAAAGTAGCTGATATCAAGAGATATGCAGAAAAGATAGACGGTCATATCAGGAGAAGGCTACGTGCTTGTCGCTGGAAAGAATGGAAGAAAACCAGGACTAAATTCCGGAATCTGATTAGATTAGGAATTAAAAGATATAAAGCCTGGCAATATGCAAACTCCCGAAAGGGATACTGGAGAAATTCAAAGAGTCCTGCCTTGGATCAAGCCATGAATAATAAATACTGGCTTCAGCAAGGGTTGAAACAATTAACAAACATTATTACATAAACTTTCGAACCGCCGTATACCGAACGGTACGTACGGTGGTGTGAGAGGTCGGGGGTTAATCACCCCCTCCTACTCGATTTGACAGTTCGGTGTCATATGGACTATTCACACAAGAAAATGTGATGTGTTTCACTTATTCATCCTTTCAACTGCTTTATATTTAAGGTAAGAAACATAAGGGAGTGTTCATTCATGAAGTTATTTATGCCAAAACAGCATGGAGCCTGGGCGATGTTGATCATCCCTTTCTGGCTTGGAGCAGCGGCAAGTGAAATAGTCTGGCAGCATATCCCGTTTTTTATCGGATGGCTATTACTATATTTAGGAACATATCCACTTCTATTGATGTTCAAGAAAAAGAAAATCCCATTTTATCGTAAATGGGCCCTTATTTATATGATTCCAGCGCTTGTGTTCTTAATGGTACCATTGTTCACGTCACCAACAATCGTATCCTTTGGCCTTGCGATGATTCCGTTTTTCATGCTCAATGCATATTTCTCTGCTAAAAATAAAGATCGTGCTCTCCTTAATGATTTAAGTGCAATCGTTGTTTTCTCTATTGCCGGACTGGCAAGCAGCTATCTCCCGAGTGCGGAAATCAATGAAAATGCCATTCTTGTTTTTGCTGCCTCAATCCTATTTTTCGCAGGAAGCACATTTTACGTAAAACCATGATCCGAGAGAAGAAAAATAGTCAATTCAAATGGATTTCCTGGACATACCATCTTTTAGTCCCTGTTCTGTGGCTCGCAGCCGGAGAAGTCATAGTCGCTGTTGCCGCATTGCCAAGCTTGATCAGAGCAGTAGTTTTTTATGGCAAACCACTATCCGTAATGAAGGTAGGCATATACGAAATCGTCAACGCCGTCCTGTTCTTTATCATCATGCTGTTTGCGATTTTGTAAGAACAAACAATAGGAAAAGCCGCCAGACTAATTGACTGGCGGCTTTTGTTATTCAATATTGCAAATTTCAATCGGGCAATTCTCACAATCTATTTCCCTTTTTAGCTTATTGAGGGCATGGACGGTAATGAATCCTTTATCAATGGAAATGATTTTGCTTTTCCTTAGGTCACTCAATAATCTGTTCACGACTTCGCGTGAGGTCCCACAGAAGTTTGCGAGTTCCTGGTTTGTAAGTGATACATCAATCTTCAATCCATCTTCCGTCTTAACTCCGTAACTGTTCACCATTCGGATGAGGGTTGAGTACAAAGCCCCTTTTTTTCCGTGAAGGACGAGATCCCTGAACCTTGTCTGCGATTTGCGGTGCTGCAGGGAAAGCCATTTAACGAGTTCCAGTGCCAGCCCGCTGTCCTTTTCAATTTCAGTCTCAAGCTTATCCTTCTGTATCACCGCAACCGTACCGCTTTCTGAGGCGCGGGCATTCAATATATGCTGAGATGCTGGGCTGAACAGTGATAACTCCCCAACCAACTCGCCAGCAGAACACATTCTGATTGTTAACTCGCGTCCATCCGGAACCATTTTGCTGATCTGAAATTTTCCGCTCTGGATAATGTACAGCTCGTCTGCAGTATTTCCTTCTTCAAAAAGAAAGCGCCCTTTGTCAATAGTCTTGATTTTATGGACCTTTTCAAAAAGCTTATTCAAATTTGGTGACAACGTTGTTGCAGTCAACATATGAATACCACCTTATTTATGGGAGATTATACTCCCTTCCGTATCTGATATTAATATAATTATATTGTAAAGCATATAAAGCCAGCAATAAAATTGTGAATTGTTCACATATTGTTAATAAATCTGTTGCGTTTTCTTCTCTTTGTTTTTATAATAAAAAGAAATTTATTTATAAATATAAATAAACATGATTATTTATGCATACGTTGAAAGGAGGTTTCAAGTGAAGGCAGCGATCATTGGCACTACTGGCTATGGGGGTGGAGAACTAATCCGTGTCCTGGCGAACCATCCATATATCAGTATTCATTCAATTCACACAACAAGAGATGAAAAACCTGTTTCTGAAGAATATCCCCACTTAACAGGAATTTTTGATAAGGTCCTCACCAAGATTGATACTGACAAAATTGCCGAGGAAGCAGATATTGTGTTCCTGGCAACCCCATCAAGTGTTTCCGGAAAGCTTGTAGAATCTTTTCTCAATAAGAATATTAAAGTCATTGATTTATCAGGTGACTTGAGATTGAAAGACGCCTCAGCATATGAAGCATGGTATAAGCATGAATCAGTCAATGCTTCTATATTGGATGAAGCGGTATACGGACTTAGCGAATGGAATAGGGAGCAAATTATGAATGCAAACCTGCTGGCCAATCCAGGCTGTTACCCGACTGCAGCTCTCCTTGGGCTGGCACCCGTGCTGATAGAAAAGCTGATTGAATCGAATAGTATCATCATTGATGCCAAGTCTGGAGTGTCCGGTGCAGGAAGGTCTCCCTCAATGGGTACGTTATACGCTGAGTTAAATGAAAATTTCAAAATTTATAAAGTCAATGAGCACCAGCATATCCCTGAAATCGAGCAGCAGCTCAGTCTTTGGAATGGCGAAGAGGTTAGGGTCACCTTCAGTACACATTTAATACCCGTCACAAGAGGAATCATGACAACCATATATGTTCAGTTAAAAGAAGATCTGGATACTCTGAGACTGCTAGATTTATATAAAGAAACATATGATGGGCACCCATTTATAAGAGTAAGGAAAAGTGGAATATTCCCTTCAGTCAAAGAGGTCAAGGGATCAAATTACTGTGATATTGGGCTGCATGCGGACAGCAGGACAGGAAGGCTGACGATTGTTTCGGTGATCGATAATTTAATGAAAGGCGCTGCAGGGCAGGCGGTTCAAAACGCCAATATCATGTTTGGATTTGAGGAAAGTGCAGGACTGAAGATGATCCCACTTTATCCATAAAGGAGGAAAATATGTACCAGGCAATGACCGACAAGCAATTAATTAAAAAAATCCCTGCTGGAGGAATTTTAACCCCAAAAGGATTCCAGTGCGGCGGAGTACACGCAGGGCTGCGCTATGCCAAGCTTGATTTGGGGATGATTGTAAGCGAGAAGCCGGCCAGTTGTGCCGCCGTTTACACGACAAGTCACTTCCAGGCAGCACCATTGGCGGTTACCCAGGAAAGTATTGCAGAGGAAAAGGTTCTCC
It contains:
- the ltrA gene encoding group II intron reverse transcriptase/maturase produces the protein METNDSLIQRIISPENLNLAFLKVKRNKGAAGVDAKDIEATRLHLKEQGQEIIRLIQDGKYKPQPVRRVEIPKPDGGKRKLGIPTVTDRVFQQAMVQVLTPIFDRQFSHYSYGFRPNKSAHQAIEQARSFIDDGYQFVVDIDLEKFFDKVNHDKLMSLISKTIEDKPTLKLIRRYLQAGIMENGLVTVNKEGTPQGGPLSPLLSNIMLNELDKEIEKRGHKFVRYADDCNIYVKSLKAGERVKQGITDFIERKLKLKVNEEKSAVGKPSARIFLGMSFYSSSNKTRIYVPKKSKKRLEEKLKRLTNRNWGIAMEYRILKINQLIQGWGNYFKVADIKRYAEKIDGHIRRRLRACRWKEWKKTRTKFRNLIRLGIKRYKAWQYANSRKGYWRNSKSPALDQAMNNKYWLQQGLKQLTNIIT
- a CDS encoding Crp/Fnr family transcriptional regulator, whose translation is MLTATTLSPNLNKLFEKVHKIKTIDKGRFLFEEGNTADELYIIQSGKFQISKMVPDGRELTIRMCSAGELVGELSLFSPASQHILNARASESGTVAVIQKDKLETEIEKDSGLALELVKWLSLQHRKSQTRFRDLVLHGKKGALYSTLIRMVNSYGVKTEDGLKIDVSLTNQELANFCGTSREVVNRLLSDLRKSKIISIDKGFITVHALNKLKREIDCENCPIEICNIE
- a CDS encoding respiratory nitrate reductase subunit gamma, encoding MEMLQIFLWIVYPYSVVAIVAMGLVWQYDASREEGTRSKAGRLLLGVVKTLMAASTATGIAIVLSSSIAYEPVLLLRWLISLAQLQPDMSLVMDVSILSKVHFIIVFLFLLSLAFTKEIYYLLKPHLYLKKIFLKLHFERRG
- the argC gene encoding N-acetyl-gamma-glutamyl-phosphate reductase, which produces MKAAIIGTTGYGGGELIRVLANHPYISIHSIHTTRDEKPVSEEYPHLTGIFDKVLTKIDTDKIAEEADIVFLATPSSVSGKLVESFLNKNIKVIDLSGDLRLKDASAYEAWYKHESVNASILDEAVYGLSEWNREQIMNANLLANPGCYPTAALLGLAPVLIEKLIESNSIIIDAKSGVSGAGRSPSMGTLYAELNENFKIYKVNEHQHIPEIEQQLSLWNGEEVRVTFSTHLIPVTRGIMTTIYVQLKEDLDTLRLLDLYKETYDGHPFIRVRKSGIFPSVKEVKGSNYCDIGLHADSRTGRLTIVSVIDNLMKGAAGQAVQNANIMFGFEESAGLKMIPLYP